In Triticum urartu cultivar G1812 chromosome 6, Tu2.1, whole genome shotgun sequence, the following proteins share a genomic window:
- the LOC125517156 gene encoding uncharacterized protein LOC125517156, with protein sequence MEMHQMQGSSSAGSSKLEVKDAQPAESSSSSIPMMVSIMAPSTSTTAEQRVPVDLVLLLHVHVRFKAPNKWQDLFMEAVRVVMDKLDDKDRLAVVPGGGGSSISKESLKYTETLLPMSSDNKASCSDAVRTAIQKCDNSLVRALESANSILHGQGGYSSDEKERRAGYIMVISNSQEDMASLVTWRFRSVLAFGFRDARNARTMDAISRSRDCTYAILDDDRGRVTEAFAGTVDRIISGDANRAVEVELEYVGHQEVVMTKVVAPHVSYFVSYDKRKIWASAHLPGSGAAISFIVDLSLTPVPPAEVDLSGLVTVRAKYGHAPDDTLDRQQALTVNLKGGCGCGSKEVAAEMVRIKAIEIVDEITKDDETDPEKLHALADELSERWADLSKSHGDIMSMLDAQMREMEIRLYNNYLWLEYMLSWRSHQWWQLPLPRMFMEDPFVRLTVSATVDDASTTHRRPVLLRIVAPEAGLAKAKRYPVHLVAVLDVSDEAGHGTNDKQVEEEKTRRRMAQLAEAMKLVMDKLSHKDRLAIVPVQSHSSAAARAGPYPHAAVAGFLEMSEEGRSETSAKVQSLVDQVLQHTASANNKTSHQFKKSMEHVRRWFYIPSVNEAIPTLPATGTQRRASTSEPLAEDGGNIGVWKALVDAVKILDDREETEKYHPGFVIVISNSGDKSIPHSQESLKPKYVVHAFSFHNSDARTTRDMHYLASSSRGIYASLHDHRNQLTEAFTACIKRITSTIGVQTKVEIKCSHPSVSLSTIDSGEFGPHIGEDGRSVSIEVDNLYAGTAKNFMFYMDNARDNLSDLLEIKFKCGGNVDDQVVVVENGSDGSAEVIEDMARAETCKIICEIADPYYDMVAEKLHKCLKQASMKAQAAGDAPLAGEMEKMAAILHRKMRNQYPDAVDPSYVKKLLEDRLSNMLSWLSFQALSEQPPRIPWRSSFQPELVHNYPHKKQE encoded by the exons ATGGAGATGCATCAG ATGCAGGGTTCATCGTCAGCTGGCAGCAGCAAACTAGAGGTCAAGGATGCCCAGCCTGctgagagcagcagcagcagcatccCCATGATGGTGAGCATCATGGCGCCGTCCACAAGCACAACGGCGGAGCAGCGTGTGCCCGTCGACCTTGTCCTCCTTCTCCACGTCCACGTACGCTTCAAGGCACCGAACAAGTGGCAGGATCTGTTCATGGAGGCCGTGAGGGTGGTCATGGACAAGCTCGACGACAAGGACCGGCTCGCCGTCGtgccgggcggcggcgggagcaGCATATCCAAAGAGTCGCTCAAGTACACGGAGACCTTGCTGCCAATGTCGTCCGACAACAAGGCCTCCTGCTCCGACGCCGTGAGAACGGCGATCCAAAAATGCGACAACTCGCTGGTGAGAGCTCTGGAATCGGCCAACTCG ATCTTGCATGGCCAGGGTGGTTACAGCAGTGACGAGAAAGAGAGGCGTGCGGGCTACATCATGGTCATCTCCAACAGCCAGGAGGACATGGCGTCCTTGGTCACCTGGAGGTTCCGGTCCGTGCTGGCCTTTGGATTCCGGGACGCGCGCAATGCTCGGACCATGGACGCCATCTCCAGAAGCCGGGACTGCACTTACGCCATCTTGGACGACGACCGGGGCCGGGTCACCGAGGCCTTCGCCGGCACCGTCGACAGGATCATCTCCGGCGATGCAAACAGGGCGGTTGAGGTGGAACTGGAGTACGTCGGCCACCAGGAGGTGGTTATGACCAAAGTCGTAGCTCCTCACGTCAGCTACTTCGTCTCATACGACAAGAGGAAGATCTGGGCCAGCGCGCACCTGCCGGGCTCTGGCGCGGCCATCAGCTTCATCGTCGACCTGAGCCTGACCCCCGTCCCACCGGCTGAAGTCGACCTGTCGGGGCTGGTCACCGTTCGTGCCAAGTACGGCCATGCACCGGATGACACGCTCGACAGGCAGCAGGCGCTCACCGTGAACCTCAAGGGCGGATGCGGATGCGGATCCAAAGAGGTGGCGGCGGAGATGGTAcggatcaaggccattgagatcGTCGACGAAATCACCAAAGACGACGAGACTGACCCGGAGAAGCTCCACGCGCTCGCGGACGAGCTTTCCGAACGGTGGGCCGACCTCAGCAAGTCCCACGGCGACATCATGTCCATGCTCGACGCGCAGATGAGAGAGATGGAGATAAGGCTGTACAACAACTACTTGTGGCTGGAGTACATGCTCTCGTGGAGGTCACACCAATGGTGGCAGCTGCCTCTGCCGCGAATGTTCATGGAGGATCCTTTCGTGCGGCTAACAGTCTCTGCGACGGTGGATGACGCTTCTACTACGCACCGGCGGCCGGTTCTGCTGCGCATCGTGGCGCCAGAGGCGGGGTTGGCCAAGGCGAAGCGCTATCCCGTTCACCTGGTCGCCGTGCTGGACGTCAGCGATGAGGCTGGCCATGGAACCAACGACAAGCAGGTGGAGGAGGAGAAAACGAGGAGAAGGATGGCGCAGCTGGCGGAAGCCATGAAGCTGGTCATGGACAAGCTTAGCCACAAGGACCGCCTCGCCATCGTACCGGTGCAATCTCATTCTTCCGCCGCCGCCCGGGCCGGGCCATATCCACATGCAGCTGTAGCTGGCTTCTTGGAGATGTCTGAAGAAGGGCGGAGTGAGACATCCGCCAAGGTGCAGTCCCTCGTCGACCAAGTCCTTCAGCACACGGCCTCAGCTAACAACAAG ACCTCGCACCAGTTCAAGAAGTCCATGGAGCACGTAAGAAGGTGGTTCTACATCCCCTCAGTCAACGAGGCCATCCCCACATTGCCAGCCACCGGAACTCAACGCAGAGCCTCCACAAGTGAGCCATTGGCTGAAGATGGTGGCAACATAGGCGTGTGGAAGGCATTAGTGGATGCGGTAAAG ATATTGGACGATCGGGAAGAAACAGAGAAATACCACCCGGGCTTTGTCATTGTCATCTCCAACAGCGGCGACAAGTCGATTCCCCACTCGCAGGAATCTTTGAAGCCCAAGTACGTCGTACACGCCTTCAGCTTCCACAACAGCGACGCGCGTACCACCAGGGACATGCACTACCTCGCCAGCAGCTCCCGTGGCATATACGCTAGCCTCCACGACCACCGCAACCAGCTCACCGAGGCCTTCACGGCCTGCATTAAGAGAATCACTTCCACCATTGGCGTCCAGACAAAGGTTGAAATCAAGTGCAGCCACCCCAGCGTTTCGTTATCTACCATTGACTCTGGTGAGTTCGGGCCTCATATCGGTGAAGACGGCAGGTCTGTCTCCATAGAGGTCGATAACCTTTACGCCGGTACGGCAAAGAACTTCATGTTCTACATGGACAATGCTCGCGACAACCTGTCCGATCTCCTTGAAATTAAATTCAAATGTGGAGGGAATGTAGATGATCAAGTGGTGGTCGTCGAGAACGGGAGTGATGGATCTGCAGAGGTGATAGAGGATATGGCGCGTGCCGAGACATGCAAAATCATATGCGAGATTGCTGATCCCTATTACGATATGGTGGCGGAGAAGTTGCACAAGTGTCTCAAGCAGGCTTCCATGAAGGCACAAGCTGCTGGCGATGCTCCCCTCGCAGGGGAGATGGAGAAGATGGCGGCCATCCTGCACAGGAAGATGAGGAACCAATATCCGGATGCGGTTGATCCGAGTTACGTTAAAAAGCTTCTAGAGGACAGGCTGTCCAACATGCTCTCCTGGTTGTCTTTTCAAGCCTTGTCTGAGCAGCCACCCAGGATACCATGGCGCAGTTCTTTTCAGCCGGAGCTTGTCCACAACTATCCACACAAGAAACAAGAGTGA